The Larus michahellis chromosome 16, bLarMic1.1, whole genome shotgun sequence genome has a segment encoding these proteins:
- the H6PD gene encoding GDH/6PGL endoplasmic bifunctional protein has translation MLQRVLCTVLFMGALPSLAEVSQGHISVVLLGATGDLAKKYLWQGLFQLYMDQVSSGHSFTFHGAALTALEPGQRLMFDVLKKLACPPDESPNRCAVLKDQFLKLSQYHQLKTAENYTVLNREIETLLRQEGLKEAGRIFYFSVPPFAYTEIARHINSSCRPPPGAWLRVVLEKPFGHDLESAQQLAAELTSFFKEEEMYRVDHYLGKQAVAHILPFRDQNRQFLDPIWNRHHVERVEIVLKETVDAEGRTSFYEQYGVIRDVLQNHLTEALMFLTMELPANVSRAEEVLQSKLQAFQSLRGLEKNSAVLGQYQAYASQVQEELQKPQDYISTTPTFAGVLIHSDSLRWEGVPFLLTSGKALDERVGYVRVLFKNRAYCTQSETLRDAEHSQCKAKQIIFYIGHGVLNMPAVLVSRNLFRPVMPEGTWREAAGQSDLHIFGQPLSDYYVYSPVKERDAYSVLISNIYHARKDFFITTENLLASWGFWTPLLESISHQPLRLYPGGVENQHLLDFEMVSGEVAFTLAEPVELLNPNRLMPSDYRTIQSKFRQSPLVSAWSEELISHLASDIEKTASRTVAQSGQFHLALSGGSSPVVLFQRLARHHYAFPWKHTHIWLVDERCVPLTDTESNFFSLHNHLLQNVRVPYFNVHPMPVHLNQRLCVEEDAGTELYAKEIMALVANASFDLVLLGVGTDGHTASLFPRSENGLEGAQTVVLTESPVKPHQRMSLSLPLINKARQVFVLVLGKGKHDITTLLSRVGHEPRKWPISGVSPSSGQLVWYVDYEALLG, from the exons ATGCTGCAAAGAGTCCTGTGTACAGTGTTGTTCATGGGAGCCTTGCCATCACTGGCTGAGGTGTCCCAAGGCCACATCTCAGTGGTCTTGCTGGGAGCCACAGGTGATTTGGCCAAGAAGTATTTGTGGCAGGGTCTCTTCCAGCTCTACATGGACCAAGTGAGCAGCGGCCACAGCTTCACTTTCCATGGGGCTGCACTGACAGCTCTGGAGCCAGGGCAGAGGCTGATGTTTGATGTGCTGAAGAAGCTGGCCTGTCCCCCAGATGAATCTCCCAACAGATGTGCTGTGCTTAAGGACCAATTCCTGAAGCTGAGCCAATACCACCAGCTGAAGACTGCCGAAAACTACACTGTGCTGAACAGAGAGATTGAGACACTGCTTCGCCAGGAGGGGCTGAAGGAGGCTGGAAGGATCTTCTACTTCTCAGTACCGCCATTTGCCTACACAGAGATTGCCCGCCACAtcaacagcagctgcagaccACCGCCAGGAGCCTGGCTACGTGTGGTGCTGGAGAAACCTTTTGGCCATGACCTGGAGTCAGCCCAGCAGCTGGCCGCAGAGCTGACAAGCTTCTTCAAAGAAGAGGAGATGTACCGGGTAGACCATTACCTTGGTAAACAG GCTGTAGCCCACATCCTGCCTTTTCGAGATCAGAACCGACAGTTTCTGGATCCAATTTGGAACCGTCATCATGTGGAAAGAGTAGAGATTGTCTTGAAAGAGACTGTGGATGCTGAAG GCCGCACCAGCTTCTACGAGCAGTATGGAGTCATCCGGGACGTGCTGCAGAACCACCTCACAGAGGCCCTGATGTTCCTGACCATGGAGCTCCCAGCCAACGTGAGCAGGGCTGAAGAGGTTTTGCAGAGCAAGCTGCAGGCCTTCCAGTCCTTGCGGGGCCTGGAGAAAAACAGTGCTGTGTTGGGTCAGTATCAGGCATATGCCAGCCAAGTACAGGAGGAACTGCAGAAGCCACAAGACTACATCAGCACAACACCAACCTTTGCAG GTGTGCTGATTCACAGTGACAGCCTGCGTTGGGAAGGGGTCCCTTTCCTGCTCACTTCTGGGAAAGCTCTGGATGAACGGGTAGGTTATGTCCGTGTTCTCTTCAAGAACCGGGCCTACTGCACTCAGAGCGAGACTTTGAGGGATGCAGAGCACAGCCAATGTAAAGCCAAGCAGATCATCTTCTACATTGGGCACGGCGTGCTCAACATGCCTGCGGTGCTTGTGAGCAGGAACCTTTTCAGGCCTGTCATGCCAGAAGGCACTTGGAGAGAAGCAGCGGGTCAGTCAGACCTGCACATTTTTGGACAACCATTGTCTGATTACTATGTGTACAGCCCTGTGAAAGAGAGGGATGCGTATTCTGTCCTCATCTCCAACATCTACCATGCCAGGAAGGACTTCTTCATTACCACTGAGAACCTGCTGGCCTCTTGGGGATTCTGGACACCCCTGCTGGAAAGCATTTCCCACCAGCCCCTGCGCCTCTACCCTGGGGGTGTGGAGAACCAGCACCTCTTAGACTTTGAGATGGTGAGCGGGGAAGTGGCATTCACACTGGCAGAGCCAGTGGAACTGCTGAACCCCAACAGACTGATGCCAAGTGATTACAGGACGATCCAGTCCAAATTTCGGCAAAGTCCCCTGGTCTCAGCATGGTCTGAGGAGCTGATTTCCCATCTGGCTTCTGACATTGAGAAGACAGCAAGCAGGACTGTGGCACAGTCTGGGCAGTTCCACCTGGCCCTCTCAGGTGGCTCAAGCCCAGTGGTCCTATTCCAGCGGCTAGCAAGACACCATTATGCCTTCCCATGGAAGCACACCCACATCTGGCTGGTAGATGAACGCTGTGTCCCTCTCACTGACACGGAGTCCAACTTCTTCAGCTTGCACAACCACCTCCTCCAGAATGTCAGGGTGCCCTACTTCAACGTCCACCCCATGCCTGTGCACCTGAACCAGCGGCTCTGCGTGGAAGAGGATGCAGGCACAGAGCTGTATGCCAAGGAGATCATGGCCCTGGTGGCCAATGCCAGCTTTgacctggtgctgctgggggtgggCACTGATGGGCACACTGCCTCGCTCTTCCCCCGGTCTGAAAACGGCTTGGAAGGGGCTCAGACTGTGGTGCTGACTGAAAGCCCTGTCAAACCTCACCAAAGGATGAGCCTTAGCCTACCCCTCATCAACAAGGCCAGGCAGGTGTTTGTCCTGGTTTTGGGGAAGGGCAAGCACGACATCACCACCCTGCTCAGCAGAGTGGGCCACGAGCCAAGGAAATGGCCTATCTCGGGTGTCAGCCCTAGCTCCGGCCAGCTGGTGTGGTATGTGGATTATGAAGCTCTGCTTGGGTGA